From Erigeron canadensis isolate Cc75 chromosome 8, C_canadensis_v1, whole genome shotgun sequence, one genomic window encodes:
- the LOC122610521 gene encoding LEAF RUST 10 DISEASE-RESISTANCE LOCUS RECEPTOR-LIKE PROTEIN KINASE-like 2.4, with protein MSMWIIFLRIMIEFLAPKKYSYSQVKKMTNSFKVKLGQGGFGSVYKGELSNGTLVAVKVLSELKGNGEDFINEVASVGRTCHVNIVTLVGFCCDDKHRALIYEFMPNGSLESYGMMILEMVGGRKNIEVEVDHTSELYFPYWIYKKLEVEEQRRLGLHGIMTDEDDEMVRKMLIVGLWCIQTNPLNRPAITKGVGNVRR; from the exons ATGTCAATGTGGATAATTTTCTTAAGAATCATGATCGAATTCTTGGCTCCAAAAAAGTATTCTTATTCGCAAGTGAAGAAGATGACAAACTccttcaaagtcaaactaggacAAGGCGGATTTGGTTCAGTGTACAAAGGAGAGCTAAGCAATGGAACACTTGTGGCAGTTAAGGTTTTAAGTGAATTAAAAGGTAATGGTGAAGATTTTATTAATGAAGTTGCAAGTGTTGGCAGGACTTGCCATGTAAACATCGTAACTCTTGTGGGATTTTGTTGTGACGATAAGCACAGAGCTCTGATTTATGAATTTATGCCTAATGGGTCCCTTGAGAG TTACGGAATGATGATTTTGGAAATGGTTGGAGGGAGGAAGAATATCGAGGTTGAAGTTGATCACACAAGTGAACTATACTTTCCTTATTGGATATACAAAAAACTAGAAGTAGAAGAACAACGACGACTTGGACTCCACGGGATCATGACTGATGAAGACGACGAGATGGTGAGGAAGATGCTCATAGTGGGGTTGTGGTGCATACAGACTAATCCCTTGAACCGCCCAGCAATAACTAAAGGTGTTGGAAATGTTAGAAGGTGA
- the LOC122580646 gene encoding berberine bridge enzyme-like 21 — MSRQNSSDHVSSIIYNQNNSSYTSTLQAYIRNQRFNKTDTPKPIIIVTPLHETHVQSTVICSKNMGMNLRIRSGGHDFEGLSYVSYTATFVLLDMSNIRTIDVNIDEETANVQVGATIGELYYRIWEKSKIHAFPAGVCPTVGVGGHISGGGYGVLLRKYGLTVDNVIDATIVDAKGRVMDRKSMGEDLFWAIRGGGGASFGVIVSYKLQLVRVPEVVSVFRVSKTLEVENATDIINRWQYVADKIDRDLFIRLNVKPDNTKSTIHASFTAFFLGDSDSLVSVMNAGFPELGIQKTDCKEMSWIKSELFWSSSEKNSEEVLLKRTFSPKFAKRKSDYLQTPIPRNGLESILQKMLELKVVELVFNPYGGRMSEIQDWETPFPHRAGNIFKIEYSVNWHQNGSEIEAYYVNQTRLLYDFMTPFVSKNPRGAYMNYRDLDIGTSRVGNNTYVDGKVYGEKYFKRNFDRLVKVKRMVDPTNLFTNEQSIPL, encoded by the coding sequence ACCTATAATCATCGTGACCCCATTACATGAAACTCATGTCCAATCCACAGTTATTTGCTCTAAGAACATGGGAATGAACCTTAGGATCCGAAGTGGTGGACATGATTTTGAAGGACTATCGTATGTCTCCTACACTGCTACCTTTGTCCTACTTGATATGTCAAATATACGTACAATTGATGTCAACATAGATGAAGAAACTGCAAATGTTCAAGTAGGTGCCACCATAGGAGAACTTTATTATAGGATATGGGAAAAAAGCAAAATTCATGCTTTTCCAGCAGGAGTATGCCCAACTGTAGGTGTAGGTGGACATATAAGTGGAGGTGGATATGGTGTTTTGTTGCGAAAATATGGATTAACCGTTGACAATGTAATTGATGCAACGATAGTTGATGCTAAGGGTCGGGTTATGGATAGAAAATCAATGGGAGAAGATCTTTTTTGGGCCATCCGGGGTGGAGGAGGTGCAAGCTTTGGAGTTATAGTTTCCTACAAACTACAACTTGTTCGGGTTCCTGAAGTTGTCTCTGTGTTCCGAGTATCAAAAACATTAGAAGTAGAAAACGCAACTGATATTATCAACCGGTGGCAATATGTAGCTGACAAGATTGATAGAGATCTTTTCATAAGGTTAAATGTTAAGCCGGATAACACAAAGAGTACTATTCATGCAAGTTTTACTGCGTTTTTTCTAGGAGATTCGGATAGTCTTGTTTCTGTAATGAACGCAGGGTTTCCAGAACTAGGTATACAGAAAACCGACTGTAAGGAAATGAGTTGGATAAAATCCGAGCTTTTTTGGTCAAGCAGCGAGAAAAATAGTGAGGAGGTTTTGCTAAAACGAACTTTTTCTCCCAAGTTTGCAAAAAGGAAATCTGATTACTTACAAACCCCCATTCCTAGAAACGGGCTTGAATCCATATTGCAAAAAATGCTTGAGCTAAAGGTCGTGGAGCTAGTATTTAACCCATATGGTGGAAGAATGAGTGAAATTCAAGATTGGGAGACGCCATTCCCACATCGAGCAGGAAATATATTCAAAATTGAGTATAGTGTTAACTGGCATCAAAACGGGTCTGAAATAGAGGCATACTATGTTAATCAAACAAGACTTCTTTACGATTTCATGACGCCTTTTGTGTCAAAGAATCCGAGAGGAGCATATATGAACTATAGAGACCTTGACATTGGTACTAGTAGAGTCGGGAACAACACCTATGTAGATGGTAAAGTTTATGGAGAAAAATATTTCAAGAGAAATTTTGATAGATTGGTGAAAGTGAAGAGAATGGTCGACCCGActaatttatttacaaatgaACAGAGTATTCCCCTTTAG